The segment CACAAATTCATCAATCAGATAGGGCCATGCACCCTGTGCATCATAGTTAGATAGTTGAGGATCAATTGTCTGCACCGAACAAGGAACAAATTAGAATACACAGAGACACATATCAATGGATTGTTTCATTTGACACAAGATAATTAACAAAAGTTATGGATATTGTAATAGAACACGATTATAAACAGGAAAAAGAATTTAAATGtaataaaattagaaaaattgaataGGAAAACATGAAATAAATTTAATCCCAGATGCACATCCAACTAGCACATAAACTGTAAactgaaaaagaaaagcatgtaTATTCTATAAATAAAAGTATTGTACATGCTTTTATACACATGCAACAAGGTTCAAAAATCTGATTTTGGACAAGATTTTACATCCCGGAGGGATAGGGGGCATCCCGGCCATCCCATCCCATTCCTGAGAGAAAATGGCACCGAGATGAGATCGGAATTACGAAACCCATCCATGCAGGGAAAGAAGCAGAAagtagaaagaaaagaagatgagaaaaagaaaaaagtgaaaggaaagaagaagaagaaaaatgaaagaaaggaatgaaggaagaaagaaaagagaaagaagacggaaaaggaaaaggaaaaaaagagaaaagaaggggtaaggaaaaaaaaaaggaaagaaagaaagggataagaaaaggaaaaaaaggaaggtagaagaaaaaaaaaagaaaagaaggaaaataaaaagaaacaaagaaaggaaagaagaaaaagaaagagatggaggatatctacAGGATGAATGATTGGGAAGGCTACCAAGATGGAACAGGACAATGGAGCCTCCCGTTCCATGAAGATATTGGGACACCTCTATCCCTCAGGATTTAAAACTTTGGTTTTGGGTGGTTTTGGGTTCTAAGTGTCAGTTTTAGCAGTTTCACTGCAGTTTTAGCAATTTTGGAAAATTATTAAGAATTTTTACAACCAATAAATATGTAAAGTAAAATATATTACGGATATATCCATATCAGCATATATGTACTCCAATAGAACTACAAACGGATGTGAAGTAGATAACCTTTTATCATATTATGTACCAGGTACCAACAACTAACTCATAAATTATGAAAAAGACTACAATTAGATATATCTCATCTATTTGCCTACAACTAAACTCCAGCAAATGCAGGCTATAATCTGAAGAATACGTGCTCCTGAAAAGATTGTACAGGCATAGGTGCTTAAGAGTATCAGCTATGCAAGAATGCAAGCGATGTGCCGTTTATAAGCATGTCTCTATCTGCATGGATTGCCCCGGAGTATCCTACTGTGATTACAGAAATACAATGTGATACCAGTCTGGAAAAAAACATATGCAACAAACAATTAACATGTACCTTGACAAATTCCAATAGCTGAGACCAGGTGTCCCTTGAGATTGCCTTGTTATGCCTGACCTGAATCAGAAAGCTTGTCATAGCACTAGGGTAACATAAGTTGCAGCAAAGAAATTAGATGAACAAAGTCAAAATGGATCTAGAAGGATGAAGTGTAAAGGTAGTGCAGCAAAAGCATGCAGCAGAAGCAGCAGAATAACTAAAGTGTATTCTACAGATACAACCTTGGCAATATATATTAtatcaagcaaaaaaaaaaaaaattatcaaaataggtAAGTTATTATATCTATTGATGCAAAAATATGACGTAGTTAAATTTTCATTCTCATAAAAGAAATTTGAATGGACGAAATCATGCAACAAATTTATTAAATAGAAAATGGTAAAAGTACTACTTGTAAGAACTGGCACCAATGGTCAACTAAGGGCCAATGCTTTTCAGCAAAAAGTAACTGCCACATGCCAATAGCTGTATCCAGTGCCAGAGATTTTTGACCCTGCAATTATCACAGCATGTAAAAAACTCAGGCAAAAACAGAAAGCAGCGTCATGATTAATAGAAGAATGTAAGCTCCACAAATTCATCAATCATTGTTCTCAGTTGGGTGACTCATCACAATTTGTTCTGTACTTTAAAAATTCATTACCTCTTACTAAGTGATTGAGTTACAGTTCTTATTAAGGATCATTAAATTTCCCAATTAGTTGATGGGATTAATCATTcgtttttccaaaaaaaatcaaggcccaagaaaaatatgaagaagatgaaaagGAAATAAAATCATCAATCATTCAGCAAACTTGTCTAACTGTATCCACAGCTAAAGCTGATCAAGGATATCAAGAGGCAAAACAGATTATAAGGGAAAACAACTAATTTATACCTTCTCTTTAGCCCAACCAAATGCAAAGTTGTATATCTCACGAAATTTATCTGTATGACAAAGAACCAAGCAAACATCAATTCAATAAGAAATCACTTTTCCACCCGAAGGAAGTCATTCTGCACAACAAAGTTGTCacaaacataaaaaatattcacCAAGCACCAAAAACACATTTACATCAACCTGTACCATATGGTTTCACTTTCTTTTGTTTTTAAATTTTAACTCCACAAGCAACAATTTTAAGCACATTTCAATAAAGCAAATACCACATCACTTCCCGAAAATATAGAAAGTACATACTTTCATCTTTAAGCTCAGTACGCAGTGATGGTAATTTTTCACGAAATTTTTCAATCGAATCTACCCTGCATGAAAATGATTTGGTTTTAGCAGCTTCTTTACTGCTATAATAATAAAACATTGAAAATAAAAATGGGAAACAAATTATCAGCATAGAGGGCTAATGTCCCACCCAAGTGATTGTAATCCACTTATAAACTCCTGTCGAGAGAACTCACACATTGTGGCAGCCTTCATATGCCAAGATACAACCAACTGTTGCAAACACAGAAATCAGTCACAGCACCTTTGCAGAAGGTAAACATAAAGGTgactgctgtaaaattttaaagcaAAATAGCAAATATTATGGGAACTGCATCCTTGGCACACAGGCAAAGTTTGCTGCACAGAAGAAGAAGCATCCAGCTATATCAGGTTAACAGAACCAATTATTATCATTATTTGACATCAGCAGTTCCTGATTGAACACAACTAATCTATCTCATTGTCAAATTACAATCAAATTTAATCGGCAAAGTCAGTCACATCCAGGTGGTTGGCTTCATGGTCTAGAATTTGATCTAGGAGTTCTTTAAAAAGGTTATATGATGAACACTAATTCTGATGATGAACCTTTTTCAATCGTTGTTGCCAACTTCCCAATTAAAGCAACTTTGGGAAAGAGAAGGGTCTGCCATGAAACTTGGAAAACCAGTTGGCAAAGCAAACCTACTTTAATGGATACAAGCAGGGAGAGAACTTTCCAAACTCCCTATAGAATTGCACATATACAAAGGACAATGATAAATAGCAAACTGCAGTCATCTTTCATGTACAAAATAACTATCTAAGAAAGGCAAAAACTTAATCCTGAAATTCAACCCTCTAAATCCATTGGACAAGTCCACAGAAAAGCTTCCATATTCTACTTAAAATCCAAATACTCATACATGGTTATAGAGAAGTTTCTTTGGAAATTTAGTATACCTGGGAAGTTACCATGTTAATGCAAAGGCATCTGAAAAATAAAGTTGCCACATTACATAACAACCAGCTCAGTTACAGTCATCATCATAGCAGTCCAGCATAAAAACCATTTATATTTGTTGGCTAAGAATAGCATACTTTATTCAAAGAAATGAGTTGCTCATATTAGAAATGTACGCACCATAACAATATCTTGAGGATCCACCTGCAAGAGCCAAATGAAAAAAATAGTGTCACTGGCCATGTAGGGAATTTATAAAAAAGAATGAAATAAATACTCATATGATGAAAATAGAACTTCTAGTTGCATGGTCCAGGAAAACCAAGTAGACATAAATGATGCACCAGTTATAACATTATATTCTGTACcatagtgatttttttttttttgtggttcgCAAAATATCTAACAACTAGAGGGAAAGTGAAAGATTACTTCAAGTAATTTATCTTGATGGTTCTCCTTTGTCATATACAACAACTGGAAGGCAAAAGCTGTGAGTACTCCAACTAATAGCAAGTATACAACAGCTCTTGCAATTATAGTCACTGAACATGATGATTACAGACCAATCAAGACAACATTATAAATCTACCAACATAAATAGGAGTTTGACAACTCCATCATGTACCTTTCCATGTGTCTGGACTCTGGAAAGCGTGCATGCATGCGTGCATACACAAGCGTGCCAAAAATGACCTTTcagatgaaaagaacttaaggaTAAATAACTACATATTTTCTTCAGAAAAGGTGAATGTGCTCATCCATTGGACTTTGGAATAATGACTAACAATCACATTATTGATTATTGGGATTTCAAATATCTGATTCTTTTTCTGTAGAAAGGAAGCTATGATAGACTTGGAAACATTTCCAGATGTGGTTTAATGTTATTCAGCTATGTCTTGGGCAGGTGGACAAATATTCCTCTTCATTACCATGTGCGATTTTACATGCCCATCCAGCTAATTGACAACCACAGCTAAGAGGATTGTGGGTGCCGGGCAAGAGTTTTCATGGTGCATATGCATGCTGATGGGAATGGGGAGGAAAAATAAATTAACAATATAGTAACAAATTTGAGAAACAGAAACCATGACATAACCTAGAGGTTCAATCTTGGCAGATATAGATCAACCAAGAAATTCAAGGTCATGTATACAAGGCATGTTTGTAATTTTAAACTACAAAGAAACTTTTTTATTAGTATTAAGCATTAGACTGTCGCCACATGGTTATTCATGGTTGTTATAAGGTTTCGAATCTTAACATGATGTTTCTGCTGCTTTGTCATCAAGCAAGTGTGGTATCAGTAAATTGTCATTCCAGTCATTTGTCTCCAAAGTGTCTTATCGAGCATCTCTGGGTCTAAGCTTACAGGCTTTAACTTCTAATGAGAGTCAGATCTGCCCTAAATGAGTGCAACAGAAGGTTTCACACATGCAAAGAGGAACGAGGAAGTGAAGATTTTGGTTATTAAACTTATTTTCATGTGCTTTCAGAAAGACTGAAGATCCATGTTTTGAAGCCAAACTGACTAGCCCAGTCTACCCAAGTCTGATTAAAAAGGTCAAGAAGAGAATAAGAGAGAACAAGTAAAATGAAATCAAAATAGAAAGGATGCAACaatcaataaaataaatattaatcacAGTTCAAACTAAAGAACTGCCTTAGGAATCCAGCATTATTCAAAACTTCAAATTACTCCTTTAGCTCATGGGGGTCTTCTTTTTGTGTGCGCTCTTTTTCTTCAGTTTCAACCAGGTCCCAATCTagtaaaaaatgaagaaaatcaaaaagggaGCTGAGAGTTATCGTTATTTCTTAAATTAACGGCCATTTACTGTAGTAGCCAAATTTTCACAAAACAGAAGTTCGCTTCAAAAATGATTGGTATTAAAATATCTCAATTTTGTTATATTTTGGATAAGGAAAAGTCACACAGTAATTATACTGTGCTATACTATTATCACGATTTTTTACAGCTCCAGTAAGGAGCAAACCTATCTGGTTGGATCTTGGCACAACTAAAAgcagcaaagaagcagaagaacaaGGCCTTTAGCCACCCCTTTCCACTGAACAAAAAGgccaaatataaagatttgaccAGACTTTTCTTGGACCCGACTGAAGTTTAGTTTCCTTATGTTATCTTCCAGTTTAAGTTTCAGATTTGTTAAGTAGATGTTGGAAGGGTTTTGGATGCACAACACCACAGATTATTATTTCTTATAGTTGGTCACTTGTCCAGGTCTGATGGATGCCCAAACAAATTAGAATCCATCACCCAATAGGTCTAAATTTACTTTCCTTCTCAACAGTCCAACTAAATTAAGGAATCAACAAGAGACTGGCCACACCGTTCACATGCATGTTAGCTGGCTTTATTGTTTTCTATTCGAGAAGCCCTATTAGGAACCAAAAAAGAAGCTGATTGAATCCATTAAAAGATTGGGAGTGGCTGGCTGTTTGAGTGGTgattggccagataagcaggAAACTTTAATGAAAGACGGAAGGCTATAGGCCCCTCTTCCCTTGTTGTCCATATCCCATATTTTTCCTCTCTCCAGTTTTATTAAattcttctctctgctttcaaccaaattaaatctatttATTCACAAGCAGTCCTCAAACGTCCATCAGAACTACAGCACATCCATGTCAAGCAAAATTTTTATGTGACTCAATCAAATTCCAAAGGGGTGTTTCAACCACAAAAGAATGTGTCTATTCAAGGGTAAGCTTAGCTAAGATTTTTGTTTTTCCGAAGATGGGAACACCCATTGGAGCCTCAACTAGATGGAATAGCTCTAACCAACAATATGTTAGGTTGACATTGTCCAACCTAATATTAGTAAACATAATCTAATAAAATATACAATCTAAATATCATAAGCTTTTTAAGCAATCATCATTGTTGATCATCACACAAGACTTTTCCCATTATAATGGTATCCCTTGGCAGCCTTCCGACAAaactaattttaaataatatgaaAAAGTTGTCAATCAAATCAATCACAGGGTTTGGATATGAACCATGTTAGATATTTGGACTTCTACAGGAATCAAGAATCATGATAGTTAATAATCTAGACTTTTAAGAACTTGAAGACAATTCAAACCACCAACAACCTGATTGATGCATTGCCTAAAATGCCTTCTTTGCAGGTAGTCAATAGCTCAAGTTCCATGAGGTGTTCCACATTTTTTATCACCTCCTTGATGCAGGTACTCTAGTAGGTGCAAGTGGGAACCGATGTTGCATGGATGAAGCACATCATGTTCTCATGAAGGATCACAAATAGTACAGTAAGGATTTGGTGTGTCGTTTGGGCCAATGAACCACATTTTTTCATAATCTGCATAGTGAAGTCTATGTAATCCTGCCATTCAGGCCTTCTACatcttttttgaaagaaaaatggatTTTTACCAATAAAATGCTAAATAAAATGTTACTCATGTCACCAAAACAGCCAAGGTAAGAGTAAAAAACCCCTCCACCcacggaaagaaaaagaaaataagagaaaactACCAACCCAATCATCTGCAGGAATTGTTGCTAACCAATAAGTTTTTTAATTACAGAGATCTCAGCCACCTCAGAAGTTGTCTGATACTGAGACGGACAAAGATCTTAGTTTATCTTGGCTGAGATAAGAAATTCGTTAAAAAAACGAAAAAGCCAAGATTTCAGAGATCCCAACCGATCCTACAGGAATCAAGACTTCTGATATCTCAGTTAATATGGTAGACCGTGATTAACTCCCATCTTAAGatcattatttgaatttttttgatgattaaaaataaataaatttaagattCTAAAAAGCAAAATTGAAAATCTCAGCCAATCTTTTGATAGCATATCGGCCAGTATATCGGGATATATCAATCTATATCAGACAAAAATAGTTTGGACCAAGATATAGGTTTTATCCTATTGGTGACTGCTTGCTATAGCTATACAAACCTATATTTTGGCTGAGATGCTCATATTTTCAAGTGGAAACAACAGATTTTATCCACAAGCATCCCAACAATCACAACTATCCCAGTCAGAAATCCACTTAGATTTCCTTTACAAACATGCCAATCTTTTGATATATATCGGGATATATCAATCTATATCAGACAAAAATAGTTTAGACCAAGATATAGGTTTTATCCGATCGGTGACTGCTTGCTATAGCTATACAAACCTATATTTTGGCTAAGATGCTCAGATATTTTCAAGTGGAAACAACAGATTTTATCCACAAGCATCCCAACAATCACAACTATCCCAGTCAGAAATCCACTTAGATTTCCTTTACATACATAGATAAGATCGATCTAAAATAACAGCAGGTCATGAAAAAGAGCAATAAATTGGGTGAGGAGAAGAATATATACTTCAAATTTCCTGTTTTCTAACAGCAAATTTCTAAATTTATTCtctgcattttttttttgttttctgccTTATGACCTGTAAGTTATGATCATGGTTCACCAAACCGGGCTGAACCAGGCGGTTCGGGGCATGCCAAACCGTACCGGCAGCTAACTGGTGCAGTTTGGGCATGCGATTTGGAATGCTGACAAAAATGAagcgagagagaagaaaagagaggaagagggagaggtgagggaaagagagaggaaggccGACGGTGGCTGGCCAAGACTCTGGATCTACACGGTCCTCCACAAGAGATTGAGaagagagagataaagagagagggaaagggaggggagaggagggagaggaaggCGGCCAGAGGGCCACCAGATGGCCGCCGAACGGTCCAAAACCCCTTCCAACCACCGCAGGGTTGAAACAAGAGCTTCGCCCCTATGTCgtcggattttttaaaaaaatccgacatacagtgaagtcggcaaactcgACTTTTAAAAAACCCAgtgtcaaattttttttaaaaaaatccacgATGGCCGCGAGGGGCGGCGGCCACCACGGCCTTCCTACCgccttcccctccctcctctcctctctctatctctccctcTTCTTAGTTTCTCTTGTGGAGGATCGTGAAGCCTAAAAGGCCTCAGCAGCCACCCTGTGGCCTCTACGGCCCTCCAGTGGCCAACGCAGGCATCTCCTCCGGCTACCCATTcctttcctccctctccctcccttctctttctttttctccccaGTTCATCTCCCATTTCCATATCGGTTTGGATCTGGTACAATCCGGTACAAAGGTATACCGACTCATACTGACGGCCAGCCAGCACGAGATTTGATTTTGAGTTGACAATCCTTGATTAAGATTATTGTTTTTGTATACTTGCCTTATATCCCCAAAGTTCATTGAAAGATCACATGGATAATAACAAACTTGTGGCCTATCATCCCATAAGAAAGCTCAGCTTTTGGGCTAACAAAAAGGAGAATTAAGAATTACTAAATAAATCAAAACATTACaatatttagagaatttaaaacaaCCGACAAATTTATAAATGAATTGGTGCAGAAGGTCAAAGCATGGTTAGAAAAAACACATAAATGAGAGCACACGAGAAAATACAACCAAGATGTATGTAATACAACCAACCAAAACCTacctgcaaatcattgcaaagaagagagacaccatcaaccatgatcatatcaacataaggGTCTGCAAAAATCAAAGAAGATAGCGGGAATCACAATCTGAAGCATGATAACCTTGTGCCCATAATTTGGGCCAAATAAAACAATGACGGCGTGAAAAGAATAGATTAGATAATGTTCTTATTTATCACTTCCATGATAATGTAGCCAATGCTGAAACACCATATCTAAAACATAACTAAGAAGATAATCTTGTTTGAGTGATTATGATAGCGTTCAAAATCACCCAACACCAGTAAATGTTAAATTTCCAGATCATCGCTCTGGCCAGCTCCTCAATGATTTAAAATTGCGTATGGTTCTGTCAGTTTCTAAGATTTTGATCTGTCCATACACAAATTCACCACCAAAACGGACAGTGACTACAATTAAAAAAGTTCATGGGCCCGAGACCTTTtctacaaataaaaaaattcatcagtcAAACAGCACTAATGAAAGATATGGtaatcaattgaaaaaaaaaaagaatgacagCCTTCAAGTAACAGTGACCAAAAATGTATTCACCCAACTAGCTTACACCTCAAGCATTAAGCCTTCAAGTAACAGTTACCAAAAATGTATTCAACCAACTAGCTTACACTGCAAGCATTTCCTTTCTCAATTTCATCATCTAGAAGTGCAtcataaacaaaaaaaaagtaaGTCATGAAGGAAAAGGAAGTTCATCATAGATTAATTATCAGAAGTTCTCCACTCTATAGCATCACTCATTACTTGGAATAAATTAGCATTAATCGACAGCAGCACCTGCTATAAATAGTAAACCATGCACCGAAGAACAAGATAGTGATCCCTTTTCTAACTAAATTCTTTTTAGAGTCAGGGCAACTTTAAATGACTATGAAGCAAAAGAAATTTAGGAACAAGATTTGCCATCTCCATGCCGGACGCTGTATCAGTAACATCTAGGTATAATGTTGGTATAACGTCGGTACAATTGGTTTAGGGGTTGGTCCAGCATACTGACACTTGGTATGGCTCTTATACCATATATCAATGCAGCACCGATACAATATAATATGCTCCGTATGCATTGGTATCGATCAATACAGTGTACCATGGTTAGGAAGGTACAACATAGAAGGTATTGGAATATTAGTAGATCATATAGAAAAGGATCGAGTGGCAATTCCTTTTTTAGTTAGGATAACTTTTAAAGGCAACATGGACCATCAAATATAAAGGTGGCTGACATAGTACTCAATAGATCACATTACTAAGACCTTGTTTGACATTGTTGTATGTAGTAGAGCTTTTGTTTGTTGAGCTTTTAAGTTTAATAAAAATTTGCTTGCTATGTAGTAACTATATTTCTATAATGCTCTAGAAATTTAAAACATCTATTTGATGACCACACCAAAAAAGTGCTTTTAGTATTAGAAAAAGATCATAAAGGATATTATATAGTATTTTCagacatctaattatttttactaTCATTTATTATAACATattcttaatttataaattatttatcttgatatttaatctaaattatataacaaagaataaatttctaaatttactataaaaatacagcaatatttttatgatataatcatataatattattttaataatgtaataatataatattattattttagtacATTGAAAAAGTACCATATATTATAACTGTATTATACTATTATTATAACTATATTATAGTATAACCGTTTTATATTATTGTAATATGATtaccataaaatatattattatactatcatATCATaagtaatataattttatgatattatgatattatattatattatattaggctTAAttatctgttggtgcagaattccgccgaagccggagttgctggagttgagatgaccgcggccgccgccgggacctgcaagggaagtctaaaccggagttgggagtgctccggcaagaccctccgacgctcaagtcagtactctgcttcaacagaaatggagtgctcgagtgagaattttagcagagtttcgagatagagtttagagcttagagaagaacgtatctgggggtctctttttatagacggagagcgtaactgattgacagcgacgtctgtaaccgcctggtagtgggctgttcagagccgcgcggagtttgttacggagagtaatggcattaggggtcgttcagggccacgtggagtttgttacggagagtggagtggtgtccgttgtcgtgacttatcagagagtggtggagccatacggaatccgttgcagagagtggagtagggtagtggccattgtcgtgactgccagagagttcggatctgtcggctggagctcggctaggatatctgatggagcggaatggctctctatcccgtcgatctaggagaagctcggatgtttccgagactgctgacgagtctactgttgtcggatgcctcagacgctgatgctacaggcggaagtcatttgctgtagaagctcggatggagactttctgttggtgaagttcggtaggagtccgattgctagaaaagtccgtctgggattcgcctgatgtgaaAACTCGTCTAAAGATTATCcgccggagaagtccgatttcatgaagaatctgacgaagggtcggccggcggtggacttcggatagcgttggggaggttcggcagacaccggagacgatcggccgttgtagaaatccagctgccggagtccgtccgtcgtagaagctcgtccgatatccatccgctatgaaagttcggacggagtctgatttttgtagaaggctgaaaggagatcgcttattgtagaagctcggtcgaagatcggttgtcgtgggagctcgaagtagcgacctggccggtggatcctgtcccattgtagaagctcgtctgggatccggctacgaagaagctcgactgaagtctacctgtaatagaagttcgaaagaaatttatttacagtagatatccggggtagaccgcccgctataggagttcggagtagaccgctcatagtagaagttcggagtagaccgctcgtaatagaagttcggctcttgcaggagctcggttggaatcttgaaggcggtcgaccgccgtagaaacttgga is part of the Elaeis guineensis isolate ETL-2024a chromosome 15, EG11, whole genome shotgun sequence genome and harbors:
- the LOC105034406 gene encoding uncharacterized protein, which produces MHKLGRGHRDKVQQFMAITGTSEKVALQALKASDWHLEGAFDFFYSQPQIRAVTDSRHLEELYNRYKDPYVDMIMVDGVSLLCNDLQVDPQDIVMLVVSWHMKAATMCEFSRQEFISGLQSLGVDSIEKFREKLPSLRTELKDENKFREIYNFAFGWAKEKGQKSLALDTAIGMWQLLFAEKHWPLVDHWCQFLQVRHNKAISRDTWSQLLEFVKTIDPQLSNYDAQGAWPYLIDEFVEYLFDNGIIQREN